A window of Sphingobacterium kitahiroshimense genomic DNA:
CAAAAGAATATAAAGGAGCTATTCCGTTTAATAGCAAGTCGACCTACAAGTTTAGAGTAATCACTCCGATCGGAGACTTGGGGATTGTTTCGACATACTAAAATAGAACGTTCACAGAACAAAAGAAGAGGCTTAACGCATGATGTGTTAAGCCTCTTCTCTTGTTACAATAAGTTCAACTGTCTTATTTCTTATCAACAGAATACTTTCCCGGACCGATAAATAATAGACCAATAAAAACACAGCATAATTCAATGGCATGGGAGGCACCTTTAATGCCATCTCCTTTTCCGAAATGAACAAGGGCCGCAACAATCATCGTGAATGCTAAAAAAAGTAAAGTTGGTCTAGTCCAAAGGCCTATCAATAAAAACAAACCTCCTACTCCTTCGGCAACGGCGGCCATAAATCCCCAAAAAACAGGTAAGAAATGAATGCCTAATACTCCCATAGATCCTCCTAGCTTGGTCCATGTCTCTACTCCGCCCATCATTTTCGGGAAGCCATGCACAATCATCATCACGCCTAAACCAACACGCATGATCAATAAACCGAAATCTTTATATTTTCCTAAATTTTGAAATAGTGCCATAATATTTAATCGATATATGTTAATGAAACCTTATTTTTTGTGGTCTTTAATTTCACCTTCTTCCCAAAAATTAATGCATGATTATCATCAATATGACCGGCAGGATAAGCGAATGCTACTGGAAAATCTGCATCCCTTACTTTGTCCATCACAATTTCAGAGACAGACTGTCCAAATGAAGGATCAGCATCTTTCATTCCGGAAAAACCACCGATAATCAGCCCTTTCAGTTTTTTGAATTTCCCAGCCCGCTTCAATGCCCATAACATACGGTCGACACTGTAGAAAGTCTCTCCGACATCTTCGATAAACAAGATTTTACCATCGTAATTTACATCTGACTCAGATGCCAGTACAGATAGTAGAATAGCTAAATTTCCTCCAATTAGTATTCCTGTTGCTTCTCCTACTCTATTTGGAAATTCTTTCTGCTCATAGCTGTAGTCTACCGACTGCCCGAAGAGAGCGGCCTTCAATGTATCTAAAGATGCTTTGGTACCTGCTTCAAAAGATTTTGGCATTTGCCCATGTATGGTAGGAATGGCAAATTGCTGTTGAATATGACTATGTAAAACAGTAATATCACTAAACCCAACAAGCCATTTAGGCTGTTTTTGAAAAAGCGAAAAATCAAGTTGATCAATAATCCTTACGCAGCCGTATCCACCTCTTGCCGCAAAAACAGCTTTGATAGTCTCATCGTCCAAAGCCCATTGCAAATCGGCAGCTCTTTCATGATCATCGCCCGCAAATTGATGGTAAGCGGCTGTGACAGTCTTTCCCAAAAGGACCTCCAGGCCCCATGATTCCAAAATTTTAACGGCGGCATCTATATTTCCACGAATAAAACTTGCAGGACAGACAATTGCGACTTTATCGCCTGCTTTAAGAAATTCAGGTATTTTCGTCATAATCTTTATTTTAATACCGCAAATTGAATTATCTTTGTCAAAGAAACAAACATTTATAGTGTTTTTTTATTTCGCTAACTACTAATTTACTGTATAGCATTGAGTAATTTATCCAAAAAACGTTACACCATTACATCTGCATTGCCTTATGCTAATGGTCCTTTGCATATTGGTCACTTGGCCGGCGCATATATTCCTGGCGACATTTTCGTTCGCTATTTACGTCTTAACGATAAAGACGTTGTCTATGTCTGTGGTTCTGATGAACATGGAGCGGCGATTACCATCCGTGCGAAAAAAGAAGGTATTACACCGCAGCAAATTATTGATAAGTACAATTCACAAATTAAAGAGAGCTTTGAAGAGTTCGGTATTGCATTTGATATCTATCACCGTACTTCCGAACCTATCCACCATGCGTTGTCTCAAGAATTCTTTACGAATTTGTACGATAAAGGTGAATTTGTTGAGAAATTCTCGGAACAATACTATGATGAAGATTTTCATCAATTCTTAGCTGATCGTTATATTGTTGGTACCTGCCCTAACTGTAAGTCGGAAGGTGCGTATGGTGACCAGTGTGAGAAATGTGGTACTTCGTTAAGTCCAACAGACTTAATCAATCCAATATCGACATTGAGCGGAAAAACACCGGTATTAAGAAAAACAAAACACTGGTACTTGCCCCTAGATAAATACCAACCTTGGTTAGAGAAATGGTTGATCGAAGGTAAAAAAGACGTGTTGAAATCAAATGTTTTTGGTCAGTGCCAATCTTGGTTGAAATCGGGTTTACAACCTCGTTCTATGACCCGCGATTTGGACTGGGGAGTAGATGTTCCGCTTAAAGAGGCTGCTGGTAAAAAACTTTATGTTTGGTTAGATGCTCCGATAGGCTACATTTCTGCTACCAAACAATGGGCTATTGATCATGGTAAAAACTGGGAAGATTATTGGAAAAAACAAGAAAATCCTGAAGATGACTCTTGCTTAATCCATTTCATCGGAAAAGATAATATCGTATTCCACTGTATCATCTTCCCCGCAATTTTACATGCACATGGTGAATATATTTTACCGGATAACGTACCTGCTAACGAATTCTTAAATCTTGAAGGCGACAAATTATCGACCTCTCGTAACCATGCTGTTTGGTTACATGAATATTTAGAAGAGTTTCCAGGAAAACAAGATGAATTACGTTATGTATTGACTTCTATTCTTCCTGAAACATCTGATAGTGAATTTACATGGAAGGATTTCCAAGCTAGAGTTAACAATGAACTGGTTGCTATCTTTGGTAACTTTGTCAACCGTGTCATGGTACTTTCTCACAAATATTTTGATGGTAAAGTAGTTAGCGGTTCTGCGTTAAATGAAGTAGATCAAAATGTTTTTGCTGAATTAGCAAAATTCCCTGATGCGATCACTGGATCTATACAACAATATCGTTTCCGCGAGGCATTAGCACAGTTTATGAATGTTGCTCGTTTAGGAAATAAGTATTTAGCAGATGAAGAGCCTTGGAAAGTAATCAAAACGGATGAGGAACGTGTAAAAACGGTTCTGAATGTGGCCACACAAATAGTCGCAAACTTAGCGGTATTAGCACAGCCTTTCCTTCCGAAAACTGCTACAAAACTTTTCGAAATGCTTGATTTCCCAAGTACAAATTGGACAAATGCAGGTAAAGCGGATTTAATCGCTGATGGTCATCAATTGAGTGAAGTGCAACTATTATTCGAAAAAATCACGGATGAGCAGGTTGAATTTCAATTGAACAAATTGGCTCAGGCAAAAATTGCAAATGCAGCGGCAAATGTAAAAACTGAACCGGCTAAAGCAAATATTGCTTTCGAAGATTTTACGAAACTTGATATTCGTGTGGGTACGATCTTAGAAGCAGAGAAAGTCGCTAAAACAAAGAAATTATTAAAAATCAAAATTGATACTGGTATCGATCAACGTACGGTTGTATCTGGGATTGCAGAATTCTTCTCTCCGGAAGAAATCATCGGTAAGCAGGTATCTATTTTAGTGAATCTGGAACCTCGCGATATCAAAGGTATCACCTCTCAAGGGATGATCTTAATGGCTGAGGATGCTGATGGCCGTTTGGATTTTGTAAATCCAATCTCGGCAATCAAACCGGGTAGTACCATTCGATAAGGAGCTATATTTTAAACAAGAAAGGGAACGATGAGTTCCCTTTCTTGTTTAAAATAATATCGCTTTCAGCTTTTTATTGAATTCCTTTTCGTCCATCCAATCATAAACTGAAGATTTTAGTTTTGCGACAATCGCAGTTTTAGGCTCCGCTACCACTTTCTTTTTCTTGGTAAGCACATTGGAAACTGGCGTATTGGTTAATTCAACCTTTGTTGCAAATATATTAATGTTCATGCTCGGTATGGATACACCCAAAATCATCCCAGGTAAACCATGAATAAGTTCTGGACCTGTTGGAATGGGAATCTGTCCTGCAAAAAATGCCACCACATAAATTGAATCTTGAATAATACCATTCGCCCTACGACAATCGTAGCCTGCAATATTTCGATATTCATCCGTATACTTCCACTTCACATTAGGTAACGAATCTTTCATTAATAATTCTTCATCTCCAAAAGGAAGTAGTTTTAAGAAACTATTATCTTTAACATTGATATAGGTCTTAGAATCATTTATAAACGGACTGTACCAGGAGTAATTACGATAATTCGGCGGGTAATCCTCTTGAATAGTTTCAAAAACGGTTTCATCATCAAAGAATTTCAAACTATGATGCGTGATGATTTCTACTGGCCCGGATTTTATGGCAGCATCTACACTAATTTTATCCCAACCATCCAGATCGGGTTTATTCAAGAAATTTCGTTTCAAATAGTTATGTAAATGAAATTTCCGCTCAAAAGTTACGGCACCACTGCTCGGAAAAAAAGCGTACTGGGCAGACGCATGCCTCATAAAGCCCACTAATAAAAACAATACTACAATATATTTTTTCATCTTATTTTCCTCCTTTCATGGTTGTAAAATTATAAATCACCTTCAACATTCCATAGCGGTGTAGTACCTCATTACTCGACTGGATAAAAGATGTTCCATCCTGATAACGGTTAATACCACTGTTCTTATTCAAGATATCGTTAACATAGATCTGTGCCTCTAATGATTTATCTTTAAAGAATTTCTTAGAAATATATCCATTCATATTGACGATATTAATAGACTGCAAGGTTTGTGTTGAACTCTGATATCTTTGATTAACGTTAAGGCCTATTTTAAAATTTTTTGGTAAATAATAGGTTACGTTACCATACGAATTCATTGTAAAAGTTGTTCTACTCAATTGGGGCTGTAAGGAAGAATTTAGCTTTTCAACTCCAGGATTAATGTCTATGTAAAAATCTAATTTATTAGCCTTATAACGACTTAATCCAATACTAGGGGCTAAACTCCAAGTTTCATTCTGATTTAACCGAGGTTCCTCTATTCCTAATGATAAGTAACTATATTGACTACTATATTCCACATTAGTTCCTAAATCCAAATTCAGTCCCCATTTTTTCTGCACAACAAATCGGTATCCAGATCGTCCATATATGCGCCAGTTTGTCTTGTCGATATTGACATACTGAATATCTTGGCGGCCTTCCTCATAATACCTCACCCTGCTGGATATATTATTGATTCCCTGTGTTGCACTAACATATGCATAGACACTTTGATCTTTCAACTGTTTATAGGAATTGAAACTTAAACTATAATTATTACTAAAACCAGCTTTTAGATCGAAATTATCGAGATAGGTCACCAGCTGCTGCGAGTTTTGTTTTAAAGGTTCTATTTGCGTCAATAAAGGTTGCAATGTCCTTCCCGAGTACCTGAAATTTATACTTTTACTTTTCGTAATCTGATAATTAGTCGATAAACTTGGGCGAATTGACGTTTGATTACGCTGAAGAACAGTTTCCAAATTATTGTACTCTCGCTTCACATGTTCAAAATCCAGTTGATTACTTAGATTGACCGTCAACTTATTATCCTTATAATTGAGTGAAGTACTCAATCCATTTTTCATACTCGTAAAATCAAAATCATTCAGGATTGCCTGATCTAGTATCGTATATTCTCCTGTAATTGAATCCTTATCAAAAGATTGATTTAATGTTTCCGACTTATTATTTAGGAATGAATATCCCAGAGAAGCGGTCAACCTTTTAGAAATAGGTTCTGTAAAGGTCATCGAGGCCCCTAAATTGGTATTCCTATTCATATTTTTCTTATACTGATCTATAGTATCGGTAAGATTGTTTTTAAAGAAATGGGTACTTGAGAAATAATTTATATTGCCATCATTTTTATCCGAATTCGTATTGACCGCTAAAGTCAACGATCTTCTTACCTTCTTAAAACGACGGGTGAGTAAAACGTCCAGATTGTATTGCTCCTGGTCTGTTTTCGAATTATTTTTTGAATATGTTTCCGTAATTCCCTGCCCCTCCAAAGTCTTTTGATCAGCAAATGTTTCTGAAAAATTATCCCTTTGCGACTTATTGAACCCCATTTTCACAGTCATATCTGTTAATGAATCCAATTTATAATCATACCTCAGGTTTCCTGCGTTTGTCTTAGTCTCGTTGTCCGAACTTGTTACCGAATTATCAATACGCGCTTGTTCGGGAAGGTTATTTTGGGCAGAATTAGTACTTGTGTTGTTTACGTTTAGTTGATTCCTTCTATAACTAGCATTAATCTTGTGTTTATCATTCGCAGATTTATCTGAGTAACTTGCCCCAAAATTCAAAGCTTTAGGCACTCCACCTCCATAAAACCTTCCATCAAAACCTCCATCGGAGCCGTCACCACCAGAAGTGATCATAATACCGCCACCATCCATAACTTCCATGTTCCCCGACCCACCTACACCATATTTCTGCCCATCTTCAAATCCAAGCCCCACCATACCATCATTGGCTGCAATACCATAAACAGCTATTTTCTGGCTCCCTTTAAATTTATTGACCATCACTTTGCCCCCATAGTAGTTATCGGTACCTCCACCAACGGTAGCTTGTCCAAACATTCCTTTCTTACTATCGGCCTTTAACTTGATATCAATAGTCTGTGTGCGTTCGCCGTCATCAACACCTGTACGGTCTGCCAGGTCTGATTTCTTTTCATACACCTGTACCTTACTGACCATATCCGACCGAATATTTTTCGTGATGAGCGTCGGATCATCACCAAAGAACTCCTCTCCGTCCAATAATACTTTCTTCACTTCTTTTCCATTAGCCGTAATCTTTCCGTTTGCATCCATGGTCATACCTGGCAAGACTTTTAAAAGATCTTCCACTTTAGCATCTTTTTCGACTTTAAAGCTTCCTGCATCATATTCAATGGTATCCCCTTTCATGACAACAGGGATTCGACCTGTCACTTGTGCCTCTTCTAAAAGCAATGCAGCTTTTGATAGTTTAATAGTTCCAAAAGCAATGGGCTCTTGACCTACAGTAACATCTTTGACAACATCGACATATTGAGGAAAGGAGACAATGAACCGATAAGTTCCTGTATCAATTTTAGGAAAGGAAAAGGATCCATTTTCATTTGTTCTCACGAACTTGACAAGAACGGAATCTTTCGCATTTAATAATACAACAGCCGCTTTACCGAGTTTCCCCCCATCCTTCGAATCTACAATCTCTCCCGATACTTTTGTTTGTGCATGTGTTGCATTGGTCAGCATAAATGAGCATAATAATAATATGCTCCAATAGAATTTGGCCATTAGGTACGGTTTATAATGATATTAAAAACTAAAGATATAGTTTTAATACGATAAAGTCGTATGCTTTTTGTTAAATTTTCGTTAAAAATAAAAAAGGCCGAATTAATCAAATAATTCGGCCCTTTCAGTAAAAAGTTTAATTTATCTAGCTATCTTCTGTAGTGTCTAGGTTTAATTGTTTTTCCTTGTTTATTAGACTCGCAACACTCGTATCGTTTAGTATTTGTAACATTGCATTACGAACCTCAACAAAAGTATCGCGTATACCACAGGCATGCTCTGTGGTACATTCATCACATGAACGATAGAAATTGAGACTGACACATGGCAATAAGGCAATAGGTCCGTCGATCAATCGCATCACCTGAGATAAATAAACATCTTCTGGTGCTTTATTTAGACTGTAACCCCCTCCTGCACCTTTCTTGCTATACAAAATCCCTGCATTACGCATTTCCAACAATATCTGTTCTAAAAATTTCTTCGGAATGTTTTCTTCCTCTGCAATTTTTACAATCTGCATGGGATCTTTACCGTAGTTCCTACCTAAAACCATTAAGGCTTTAATGGCATATTTTGTCTTTTTAGAAAGCATATTATTTATTCAATTTTATCTACAAACTTAGATAAAATTGTTTTATTTACAATCTTATTGCATTGCTTATAAAACAATTTTACCACCCTCTTCTCTTCAATCAGTAAATTTATATAGCAGAAATCTAACAAATTTTACCTGTAATATAGCATTTAAAAGCGATATTACTGTCCTAACACTTCTACTATAGGGGTACCGATACTGCCATTTGGCTCCATAACATGCAATAACGCGGCTAAAGTTGGAGCAATGTCAGTAACGTTTACAGCTTTATTAGAAACGCCATGTTTGATACCCCATCCCATAAATACTAATGGTATATGCGAGTCAAAGCTTGACCATGTACCGTGCGTTGTACCTGTAGAACGAGGAGATCCCTCATACCATTGTGGCTCAACAACAATCTGAATAACACCACTTCGCTTCATATGATATCCGTTAATTGCTTTTTCGCGAATCGCTAGTGGAGCTTGAAGAACATCACCTTTGGACATATCAAAAACAAATGCAACACCATCTTGTTTTTTCAAATACTTGATGATATCCGTTTTAATGGCTTCTTCATCTAGTTTTAAAGTTTCAATCTTTTCATTATCCAAATGAACCTGGTAGTTCATTAAGCTTTTAACTATTTTTTCTTGACCAAACTTAGCTTTCAAATTATCATTCAAAGCTGTTAAGATCTGTCTACCTGGAAAATATCCTCCGTTCCCTTTCATGTCCATGAAATAACGTGAATTATAAGATGCCGCATGATCTGCTGTTAAAAAGAATGTGTAATTACCTTTACCAACTGATTTATCCAAATAGTTGAAGAGATCTGCAAGTTCATGATCCAGCTTTAAATAGATATCTTCAATTTCTACAGAAGAAAGGGAATAACGATGGCCCACATAGTCAGTAGCAGATAAGCTTACACAAAGAAAGTCAGTACTTTTCGTTGGGTTATTTCCAAGTTTTTCATTTTCTATAGCCGCTTTAGCTAAATCTAATGTCAAGGTGTTTCCCATAGGCGTCGTCTTGATCAACTCGTACCCTTCAGTAGCCATCAATTTGGAAGTTGCTCTTGGTAAAGTTGGACTTGCCTCTCCAGCAAATTTTCCTTCATAAATATTATCATCAGCAATACTTGAAGTATAGGTCGATAACGGGTAAGATGGTTTCCAATCTTGTTTTAAATATTTTTCAGCAAGTTTTTTCTTATTAAAATCTGTTACCCAGTTTGGTAATTTATCCATGTAGAAATTGCTCGTAATCCAATTACCTGACTTAGATTCAAACCAGTAGGCTGCATCAGCAAAATGACCAGCAGGTAGAATCCCGCCACGATCTTTAATTGCAATACCGATAACCTTTGATTGAAAATTGGTCGCCAATTTCAATTGATCTGTAATCGTAGAAGCAAGTAAATTGCGTGGAGACTGCTTTCCTTCAGCCTCTGTTGTACCTACACCAACAACATTGTCATCCTGAGTACAATACATTGGTTTACCAGTTTGCTCCATAATCCAATCATTGCCTGAAATACCATGTATAGCAGGTACTGATCCTGTGTAAACAGAGCTATGGCCGATAGCAGTATACGTTGGAATGTAGTTGATCAGCGTATTTTCGCATGAAAATCCCTCATTCAACAATCTTTTGAAACCACCTTCGCCATAACGTTCAGCGAATAGGTATAGGTAATCCCAGCGCATCTGGTCAACCATAAGACCCACGACTAATTTCGGACGTTCTGGCGACTGTGCAAAGGTTGTCAAACTACTCAACCCTACGCACATCATTATTAACATTTTTTTAATCATGTCTTTTATTTTGTTTAGGCTATAAATGTAAAATTAATTCGTTAAATGAGTCTTTAAATATTGCCCTGTATAAGAATCTTTACATTTGACCAAATCTTCAGGAAGTCCTGCAAAAACTAATTTCCCTCCTTTATCTCCCCCTTCAGGACCGATATCTATGACCCAATCTGCCGATTTGATCATATCCATATTATGTTCGATAACCAAAATACTATTCCCTAAATTGATCAGTGCCTCAAACGATTTCAAGAGCTTCTTAATATCATGAAAATGGAGACCTGTTGTTGGTTCATCAAATATAAAAAGGGTTTTCTTACTGTTATTTCCTTTAATTAAGAATGAAGCCAGTTTGATTCGCTGTGCTTCTCCACCAGATAGTGTACTTGATGATTGTCCCAATTTCACATAACCTAGTCCAACATCTTGCAAAGGTTGAAGTTTAGATAAGATTTTAGGTTGATCAGCAAAGAAAACAATAGCCTCATCAACACTCAATTCCAAAACATCTGAAACCGACTTACTTTTATACTGGACATCAAGTACATGCTGTTTAAAACGTTTGCCTTCACAAGCTTCACAAGGAAGCACAATATCGGCCATAAATTGCATCTCAATCTTGACCTCTCCCTCGCCTTGGCATACGTCACATCGACCACCCTCCACATTAAATGAAAAGGCGGCGGGTTTTAGTCCTGCAGCTTTAGCAGCCGGTAAATTTGAATATAAAGCTCTAACTTCATCCCAAGCTTTTACATAGGTAACCGGATTGGATCGTGAAGAACGACCGATCGGATTCTGATCAACCATTTCAATTTGTTCAACGCGATCAATATCTCCTTCAATTCCATCGTAAACTCCTGTCTGCTCACCGGAATAATTCCCGATCGCTTTTTGCAGAGCTGGATATAAAATCCGTTTTACAAGTGATGTTTTCCCAGAACCGGAAACACCCGTTACAACAGTAAAATTATTGAGTGGAAAAGTCACATCAATACCCTGCAGGTTATTTTCATGCGCTCCTTTAACGGTAATGGAATTGTTCCATGTACGACGTTGAGCCGGAATGACGATCTGATCTTGTCCGCTTAAATAACGACCTGTTAAACTTTTTTTATCTTTAATGATATCATCGTAGTGGCCTGCAAATACCAATTCACCACCATTTATTCCTGCTTCCGGACCAATATCGATCAGATAATCGGCAGCCTCCATCATTTCCTGTTCATGCTCGACCACAATGACTGTATTACCAATATCCCTTAGAGATTTTAAAACACCTATAAGCCTTTGTGTATCGCGAGGGTGTAAACCAATACTCGGTTCGTCCAAGACATAAATTGACCCAACCAAAGAACTTCCTAAAGAAGTCGCTAAATTGATACGTTGCGATTCACCTCCAGAAAGAGAGTTGGATAAGCGATTTAAAGTTAAATAGCTCAATCCTACATCACATAAAAACTGTAACCGGCTTTCAATTTCAGATAATAACCGCTTCGCAATTAAAAGATCATTTCCTTTTAGTTCTAATCCTTTGAAAAACTCCAATGCTTTATCCAAAGGCATCAATACGATATCTGTAATGGATCTATCACCAACTTTAACGTAGGTTGCATCCTGACGAAGACGGGAACCATGACATTCTGGACAATCTGTCTTACCACGATAGCGGGATAACATGACCCGATATTGGATTTTGTAGGTCTGCTCTTCAAGCTCTTGAAAAAATTGATTTAAACCTGAAAAATATTTATTACCCGTCCACAGCAATTTCTTTTGTGCCGCTGTTAGATCAGAATAGGAACGATGGATAGGAAAGTCAAACTTTAATGAAACTTTGATCAATGCCTGTAACCATTCACCCATTTTCTCGCCTCGCCAAGGTGCGATAGCACCATCATATACCGATCGGCTTTTATCAGGAATAACAAGATCTGGATCAATACCAATCACTTTACCGTATCCTTCACAACGGCGACATGCTCCATATGGATTATTAAAACTGAAGAAATTAGCAGTTGGTTCTTCAAACAAAATCCCATCAAGCTCAAAACGATCTGAGAAATGATGTAATTCCTCTCCTACGGCTATCGAGCAATTACCTTTTCCTTCAAATAAAGCTGTTTGAATAGAATCAGAAAGTCGATTTAAGGTATCGTCATCCGAGTCGATACGAAGACGGTCCGTAACGATTTCTATTTCACCTTCTTTAATCGCTTTATTATCTACTTTCTTGTCATCGATGATACTTTCTATTTTCTGTAACTCACCTTTATACTTGATACGGACAAAACCTTTCTGTAATAAAAGTGAAAGTTCCTCTTTTAACTTACGGTCGTTCGTAGGAATTAGTGGAGCATAAATGGTAATAGATGTTCCCTCCTCTAAAGCCGTTGCAAAATCTACAATACTGGAGACTGTATCTTTTGTAACAAGTTGTCCAGATACGGGAGAATAGGTTTTGCCTATACGTGCATATAATAGTTTCAGATAATCATAAATCTCAGTCGATGTACCAACAGTAGAGCGTGGGTTGCTTGTAATAACGCGTTGTTCGATCGCTATTGCCGGTGCTATACCTTTAATATAATCAACTTCAGGCTTATTCATCCTTCCCATAAACTGACGAGCATAGGAAGAGAGACTTTCGACATAACGACGTTGCCCCTCGGCATAGAGTGTATCAAATGCTAAGGAAGATTTGCCCGAGCCTGACATACCTGTAATAACTACCAGTTTGTTTTTAGGGATATCGACATCAATATTCTTTAAATTATTGACTCTTGCCCCTTTTATTTGAATATAATTTTTCGGACTATTATCCTGTGTCTTCGCCATTTATAAATTCCAATCTAATTTGTTTCAATCTGACATACAGATAAAAACAAAAATAAGGATTTAAAAATCCTTATTAATAACATGAACTAAGAAAAGCCCAATATTTTACAAATTCTTAATAAAGAATCTATTTCAAATGTTACCTAATATCCAACTCCTGTTCTCCTTGGCTGTCTAATAGGAGGCCAAATACCCGGTTTACCGTCAGTTCCCGCTGGGAGTTCCCGTTGCTCCCGATTAACCAACTTAGCTTCCTCAGAGGCTTTATATGCCATTACAGCAGTAAGAATTACATTATACTTGAGATCATCAAACACTAACTTATCATAAGTATCCAAATTGGTGTGCCATGTATTTGAAAAGTAACCCCAAGACAATGAACTTAACATAAAAGCAGGTACTCCAGCAGCAACGAAAGATGAGTGGTCTGATCCCCCGCCTCCTGGTGATCCCGGAAATTCTGTTTTGATATCTTTTGTAACATGGGCAGGCACAGCAGACATCCAACGGGATATAAAGTCATAAGCATGTACAAAGCCTGAGCCATTAATTCGCTCAACACGGCCTGTACCGTTATCTAAGTTGAAAACAGCTTGTGTATTTTCTATTATCTCTGGATTGTCCAAGACAAATGAACGCGAGCCGTTTAGCCCCTGTTCTTCACTTCCCCACAAACCGATTAGTATAGTTCGCTTAGGATTTGGCAA
This region includes:
- the pafA gene encoding alkaline phosphatase PafA produces the protein MMCVGLSSLTTFAQSPERPKLVVGLMVDQMRWDYLYLFAERYGEGGFKRLLNEGFSCENTLINYIPTYTAIGHSSVYTGSVPAIHGISGNDWIMEQTGKPMYCTQDDNVVGVGTTEAEGKQSPRNLLASTITDQLKLATNFQSKVIGIAIKDRGGILPAGHFADAAYWFESKSGNWITSNFYMDKLPNWVTDFNKKKLAEKYLKQDWKPSYPLSTYTSSIADDNIYEGKFAGEASPTLPRATSKLMATEGYELIKTTPMGNTLTLDLAKAAIENEKLGNNPTKSTDFLCVSLSATDYVGHRYSLSSVEIEDIYLKLDHELADLFNYLDKSVGKGNYTFFLTADHAASYNSRYFMDMKGNGGYFPGRQILTALNDNLKAKFGQEKIVKSLMNYQVHLDNEKIETLKLDEEAIKTDIIKYLKKQDGVAFVFDMSKGDVLQAPLAIREKAINGYHMKRSGVIQIVVEPQWYEGSPRSTGTTHGTWSSFDSHIPLVFMGWGIKHGVSNKAVNVTDIAPTLAALLHVMEPNGSIGTPIVEVLGQ
- the uvrA gene encoding excinuclease ABC subunit UvrA, which produces MAKTQDNSPKNYIQIKGARVNNLKNIDVDIPKNKLVVITGMSGSGKSSLAFDTLYAEGQRRYVESLSSYARQFMGRMNKPEVDYIKGIAPAIAIEQRVITSNPRSTVGTSTEIYDYLKLLYARIGKTYSPVSGQLVTKDTVSSIVDFATALEEGTSITIYAPLIPTNDRKLKEELSLLLQKGFVRIKYKGELQKIESIIDDKKVDNKAIKEGEIEIVTDRLRIDSDDDTLNRLSDSIQTALFEGKGNCSIAVGEELHHFSDRFELDGILFEEPTANFFSFNNPYGACRRCEGYGKVIGIDPDLVIPDKSRSVYDGAIAPWRGEKMGEWLQALIKVSLKFDFPIHRSYSDLTAAQKKLLWTGNKYFSGLNQFFQELEEQTYKIQYRVMLSRYRGKTDCPECHGSRLRQDATYVKVGDRSITDIVLMPLDKALEFFKGLELKGNDLLIAKRLLSEIESRLQFLCDVGLSYLTLNRLSNSLSGGESQRINLATSLGSSLVGSIYVLDEPSIGLHPRDTQRLIGVLKSLRDIGNTVIVVEHEQEMMEAADYLIDIGPEAGINGGELVFAGHYDDIIKDKKSLTGRYLSGQDQIVIPAQRRTWNNSITVKGAHENNLQGIDVTFPLNNFTVVTGVSGSGKTSLVKRILYPALQKAIGNYSGEQTGVYDGIEGDIDRVEQIEMVDQNPIGRSSRSNPVTYVKAWDEVRALYSNLPAAKAAGLKPAAFSFNVEGGRCDVCQGEGEVKIEMQFMADIVLPCEACEGKRFKQHVLDVQYKSKSVSDVLELSVDEAIVFFADQPKILSKLQPLQDVGLGYVKLGQSSSTLSGGEAQRIKLASFLIKGNNSKKTLFIFDEPTTGLHFHDIKKLLKSFEALINLGNSILVIEHNMDMIKSADWVIDIGPEGGDKGGKLVFAGLPEDLVKCKDSYTGQYLKTHLTN